In one window of Pseudomonas chlororaphis subsp. chlororaphis DNA:
- a CDS encoding TetR/AcrR family transcriptional regulator, which translates to MTMTTELSVAPEQPVIEPRKSRKNNPEKTRENILQEAIVEFVQQGLSGARVDAIAERIHTSKRMIYYYFGSKEQLYVEVLEKLYGDIRNTESRLHLAELAPREAIRRLVEFTFDHHDRNVDFVRIVSIENIHNAEYVKRSEAIKAMNNTILHALGEILRRGADEGVFRAGLDPLDVHLLISSFCFYRVSNRHTFGEIFQIDLPDEAIKQRHREMICESVLRYLQA; encoded by the coding sequence ATGACAATGACCACAGAACTCTCCGTAGCGCCCGAGCAGCCCGTGATCGAGCCACGCAAGAGTCGCAAGAACAACCCGGAAAAGACCCGCGAGAACATTCTTCAAGAGGCTATTGTCGAGTTCGTGCAGCAGGGCCTGTCCGGTGCTCGGGTGGATGCCATCGCCGAGCGCATCCACACCTCCAAGCGCATGATCTATTACTACTTCGGCAGCAAGGAGCAGCTGTACGTCGAGGTGCTGGAGAAGCTCTACGGCGATATCCGCAACACCGAAAGCCGCCTGCACCTGGCGGAGCTGGCGCCGCGCGAGGCGATTCGCCGGCTGGTGGAGTTCACCTTCGATCACCACGACCGCAACGTCGATTTCGTGCGCATCGTCAGCATCGAGAACATCCATAACGCCGAATACGTGAAGCGCTCCGAAGCGATCAAGGCGATGAACAACACCATCCTGCATGCCCTGGGCGAGATCCTCCGGCGTGGGGCCGACGAGGGCGTGTTCCGCGCCGGCCTGGACCCGCTGGATGTGCATTTGTTGATCAGTTCGTTCTGCTTCTACCGCGTGTCCAACCGCCACACTTTCGGCGAGATCTTCCAGATCGACCTGCCCGACGAAGCGATCAAGCAGCGCCACCGCGAGATGATCTGCGAGTCGGTGCTGCGCTACTTGCAGGCCTGA
- the quiC gene encoding 3-dehydroshikimate dehydratase QuiC has protein sequence MQRSIATVSLSGTLPEKLEAIAAAGFDGVEIFENDLLYYDGSPREIRQMCADLGIAITLFQPFRDFEGCRRDRLQRNLERAERKFDLMQELGTDLVLVCSNAAADSVGDRQILVDDLRLLAERAGSRGLRIGYEALAWGRHVNTYQQVWDIVREADHPSLGVLLDSFHTLSLKGDPAAIAEIPGDKIFFVQMADAPILAMDVLEWSRHFRCFPGQGDFDLPGFLAPIIKSGYTGPLSLEIFNDGFRAAPPRANAADGLRSLLYLEEKTRQRLAQEATPVANIDTLFAPPPASEYGGTEFLEFAVDEALGAKLGGWLERLGFARAGQHRSKNVSLMRQGDINLILNSEPYSFAHSFFEAHGPSVCATAIRVKDSAKALERAVVYKGQPYRGLVGPNELELAAVRELDGSLIYLVDQEQGGNLYDTDFNMLPGVVAKGGLKRIDHMAMALPADNLDSWVLFYKSLLDFTADDEVVLPDPYGLVKSRALRSRCSTIRLPLNISENRKTAISHALSSYGGSGVHHIAFDCDDIFAEVSRAKEAGVPLLDIPLNYYDDLAARFDFDDEFLSELAYYNVLYDRDAQGGELFHVYTEPFEGRFFFEIIQRKNGYVGYGAANVAVRLAAMAKSRSGGVRHAKL, from the coding sequence ATGCAGCGTTCCATTGCCACCGTCTCCTTGAGCGGTACCCTGCCGGAAAAACTCGAAGCCATTGCCGCCGCTGGTTTCGACGGCGTGGAGATTTTCGAGAACGACCTGCTCTACTACGACGGCAGCCCTCGGGAAATCCGCCAGATGTGCGCGGACCTGGGCATCGCCATCACTCTGTTCCAGCCTTTTCGCGATTTCGAAGGCTGCCGTCGCGACCGCCTGCAACGCAACCTGGAACGCGCCGAGCGCAAGTTCGACCTGATGCAGGAACTGGGCACCGACCTGGTGCTGGTGTGCAGCAATGCCGCGGCCGACAGCGTCGGCGACCGGCAGATCCTGGTGGACGACCTGCGCCTGCTGGCCGAGCGCGCGGGCAGCCGTGGCCTGCGGATCGGCTACGAAGCCCTGGCCTGGGGCCGGCACGTCAATACTTATCAACAGGTCTGGGACATCGTCCGTGAGGCCGACCATCCGAGCCTGGGCGTGCTGCTCGACAGCTTCCACACCTTGTCGCTCAAGGGCGACCCGGCGGCGATCGCCGAGATTCCCGGGGACAAGATCTTCTTCGTGCAGATGGCCGACGCGCCGATCCTGGCCATGGACGTGCTGGAGTGGAGCCGGCATTTTCGCTGCTTCCCGGGGCAGGGCGATTTCGACTTGCCGGGGTTCCTCGCGCCGATCATCAAGAGCGGCTACACCGGGCCTTTGTCCCTGGAGATCTTCAACGACGGTTTCCGCGCCGCGCCACCGCGGGCCAACGCCGCGGACGGCCTGCGCTCGCTGCTGTACCTCGAGGAGAAAACCCGCCAGCGCCTGGCGCAGGAAGCCACGCCGGTGGCCAATATCGATACGCTGTTCGCGCCGCCGCCGGCCAGTGAATATGGCGGCACCGAGTTTCTCGAGTTCGCCGTGGACGAAGCGCTGGGCGCCAAGCTTGGCGGCTGGCTGGAACGCCTGGGGTTCGCCAGGGCCGGCCAGCACCGCTCGAAGAATGTCAGCCTGATGCGCCAGGGCGATATCAACCTGATCCTCAATTCCGAGCCTTATTCCTTTGCCCACAGCTTCTTCGAGGCCCACGGCCCCTCGGTGTGCGCCACGGCGATCCGGGTCAAGGACAGCGCCAAGGCGCTGGAGCGCGCGGTGGTCTACAAGGGCCAGCCGTACCGCGGGCTGGTGGGCCCCAACGAACTGGAACTGGCCGCCGTACGCGAGCTGGATGGCAGCCTGATCTACCTGGTGGACCAGGAGCAGGGCGGGAACCTGTACGACACCGATTTCAATATGCTCCCGGGCGTGGTGGCCAAGGGCGGCCTCAAGCGCATCGACCACATGGCCATGGCGTTGCCGGCCGACAACCTCGACAGCTGGGTGCTGTTCTACAAGAGCCTGCTGGATTTCACCGCCGACGACGAAGTGGTGCTGCCCGACCCCTACGGCCTGGTGAAGAGCCGGGCGTTGCGCAGCCGTTGCAGCACCATTCGTTTGCCGCTGAACATTTCCGAGAACCGCAAGACCGCGATCTCCCATGCGCTGTCCAGTTACGGCGGCTCGGGCGTGCATCACATCGCCTTCGATTGCGACGATATCTTTGCCGAAGTCAGCCGGGCCAAGGAGGCGGGCGTGCCGCTGCTGGACATCCCGCTCAACTACTACGACGACCTGGCCGCGCGCTTCGATTTCGACGACGAGTTCCTCAGTGAGCTGGCCTACTACAACGTGCTCTACGACCGTGACGCCCAGGGTGGCGAGCTGTTCCATGTCTACACCGAGCCGTTCGAGGGGCGCTTCTTCTTCGAGATCATCCAGCGCAAGAATGGCTACGTCGGTTATGGCGCGGCGAACGTCGCGGTACGCCTGGCGGCCATGGCCAAGTCGCGCAGTGGCGGGGTGCGGCACGCGAAGTTGTAG
- a CDS encoding MFS transporter, with amino-acid sequence MIPSQSSRMAPSLGTASGGIGDKIRGAMAVGKTRWGMLALVFFATTLNYIDRAALGVMQPILAKEMSWTAMDYANINFWFQVGYAVGFVLQGRLIDRVGVKRVFFFAVLLWSLATGAHGLATSAAGFMVCRFILGLTEAANYPACVKTTRLWFPAGERAVATGIFNAGTNVGAMFTPMLLPLILHAWGWQAAFLCMAALGGIWLLFWGLKYFNPEDHPSVKQSELEYIQKEVEPEQARVPFSRILRMRGTWAFALAYSITAPVFWFYLYWLPPFLNQQYNLGINVTQMGIPLIIIYLTADFGSVGGGILSSFLIGRGVNPIKARLMSMLLFACCIVGVVMAAGASNLWLAVFAISLAIGAHQAWTANIWSLVMDYTPKHMMSTVFGFGGMCAAIGGMFMTQLVGHILTVTNNNYTVLFTLIPAMYFIALTWMYFMAPRKIPKIED; translated from the coding sequence ATGATTCCTTCTCAAAGCTCCCGCATGGCCCCGAGCCTCGGCACCGCCTCCGGCGGCATCGGCGACAAGATCCGCGGCGCCATGGCGGTCGGCAAGACCCGCTGGGGCATGCTCGCCCTGGTGTTCTTCGCCACCACCCTGAACTACATCGACCGCGCCGCCCTGGGTGTGATGCAGCCGATCCTGGCCAAGGAAATGAGCTGGACGGCGATGGACTACGCCAACATCAACTTCTGGTTCCAGGTCGGCTACGCCGTCGGTTTCGTCCTGCAAGGACGGTTGATCGACCGGGTCGGCGTCAAGCGCGTGTTCTTCTTCGCCGTGCTGTTGTGGAGCCTGGCCACCGGCGCTCACGGCCTGGCCACTTCGGCCGCGGGCTTCATGGTCTGCCGCTTTATCCTCGGGCTGACCGAGGCCGCCAACTACCCGGCCTGCGTGAAGACCACGCGCCTGTGGTTCCCGGCCGGCGAACGCGCCGTGGCCACCGGCATCTTCAACGCCGGGACCAACGTCGGCGCCATGTTCACGCCGATGCTGCTGCCGTTGATCCTGCACGCCTGGGGCTGGCAGGCGGCATTCCTGTGCATGGCTGCGCTGGGCGGCATCTGGCTGCTGTTCTGGGGCCTGAAGTACTTCAACCCGGAAGATCACCCGAGCGTCAAACAGTCCGAGCTCGAGTACATCCAGAAAGAAGTCGAACCGGAGCAGGCCCGCGTGCCTTTCTCGCGCATCCTGCGCATGCGCGGCACCTGGGCCTTCGCCCTGGCCTACTCGATCACCGCGCCGGTGTTCTGGTTCTACCTGTACTGGCTGCCGCCGTTCCTCAACCAGCAGTACAACCTGGGCATCAACGTGACCCAGATGGGCATCCCGCTGATCATCATCTACCTGACCGCCGACTTCGGCAGCGTCGGCGGCGGCATCCTCTCGTCGTTCCTGATCGGCCGCGGGGTCAACCCGATCAAGGCGCGCCTGATGTCCATGCTGCTGTTCGCCTGCTGCATCGTCGGCGTGGTCATGGCCGCCGGCGCCAGCAACCTGTGGCTCGCGGTGTTCGCCATCTCCCTGGCCATCGGCGCGCACCAGGCCTGGACCGCCAACATCTGGAGCCTGGTGATGGACTACACGCCCAAGCACATGATGAGCACGGTGTTCGGTTTCGGCGGCATGTGCGCGGCCATCGGCGGCATGTTCATGACCCAGCTGGTGGGCCATATCCTGACCGTCACCAACAACAACTACACCGTGCTGTTCACCCTGATCCCGGCGATGTACTTCATTGCCCTGACCTGGATGTACTTCATGGCCCCACGCAAGATTCCAAAAATAGAAGACTGA